A segment of the Lepus europaeus isolate LE1 chromosome X, mLepTim1.pri, whole genome shotgun sequence genome:
AAGGCCAGCGTGAAGCCACTGCCACAGTCCAGATGAGCAGTGATGGGCTGGGTGTGGTGGCAAAGCAAGGAGGGACAGACACGATCAGTGAACGGAGAGCATATGAGGAAGTTCGGAGCCCTGTGGACACTCCTACCTCCAGCCaccccctttcctctctcccacaGAAATGGGCGGCTGGTCTGACTGGGGGCCCTGGAGGCCTTGCTCTGTCACCTGCTCCAAAGGGACCAAGACCCGTCAGCGAGCATGTGATCGCCCTGCCCCCAAGTGTGGGGGCCGCTGCCTAGGAGAGGCCCAGGAGTCAGAGACCTGTGACACCAAGCAGGTCTGCCCCAGTGAGTGCCCGCAGCCACAGGAGCCTATTGGGGGCACCCAGAGTGGATCtgtggaggggcagcagggaacAACTGGGTGACCGGACTCCAGCATGCATAACCGCATTGGCAAcctctcaccccccaccccaccacagcacaCGGGCTCTGGGCCGCCTGGGGCCCCTGGAGCCCTTGCTCAAGCTCCTGCCACGGTGGACCCCAAGTGCCAAAGGAAACACGGAGCCGCACATGCTCTGCACCTGAGCCCTCCAAgcagcccccagggaagccctgcTCAGGGTCAGCCTATGAACAGCGGAGCTGCACTGGCCTGCCACCCTGCCCAGGTACAGAGGGACAAGGTCCCTGCCATTGGAGCTCTTGACAGTGTGCAGATGCTCTGTGGTTCCAGTGGATAGGGTTCTGGGTCTAGGGGCTAAGGGAGGGTTGAAAGGGCCTTTCTCCTCACTCCTTTTCCCTTCCCCCAACAGTGGCTGGGGGTTGGGGACCATGGGGCCCTGTGAGCTCCTGCTCTGTGACCTGCGGCTTGGGCAAGACCCTCGAAAAACGGACCTGTGATCACCCTGTGCCCCAGCATGGGGGCCCCTTCTGCACCGGCGATGCCACTCGGACCCACATCTGCAACACAGCTGTGCCTTGCCCTGGTCAGCACCTCAGGATGCATCATTTCCACGCCTAAGCCCAGTGCCTGGTGCTGGGGTCTTATGCCTGCCTCCAGTGCTTCCGGTCCTGGTCCACCTCTGATCCCCCAGTCCCACATCCGATcgcccctgctccctcctcccacaGCCCTTACCCCTTCCCCTGAACTCCCCTGCTGGCTCCTTGTTTTGATCTGATTTGATCTGAGcaccaccacccccctcccccgcagTGAATGGAGAATGGGAGGCCTGGGGGGAGTGGAGTGAATGCAGCCGCCCCGGCAGGAAGTCCATCAGCTGTGAGGAAGTCCCGGGCCAGCAGAGTCGAAAGAGGGTCTGCAAGGGCCGCAAGTTTGATGGACAGCGATGTGCTGGGGAGTACCAGGACATCCGGCACTGCTATAACATCCAGCGCTGCCGCTGTGAGTGCCCCAACAGACCACACTGTTGCCCTGCCAGGGACAAGGGTTTCCCAGCTCTTCGCTGGGGACCCCATGTTCCTACAGCCTCCAGCTTACCTTCACACTGAGGCCTCCAGTTCTGACTCCGtgaccttcctcctcctcattgcAGTGAAAGGCTCATGGTTGGAGTGGAGTTCCTGGGGACTGTGCACACCCCCATGTGGGCCCAGCCCCACCCGGACCCGCCAGCGGCTCTGCACAGCCCTGCTCCCCAAGTTCCCGTGAGTGAAGGGGCAGAGTGTACTGAGCAATGGCATTGAAGACTAGAGTTGGGTACCCCCAAGCATGGCTTCCACTGATGGTTCTAAGGTGCCTACCTTGCTGGATGCCATCTCCCAGCtgcaggaagaagggagaaacTAAATAAGAGAAGATACTGGAGGAGAATTCATAACCTCTGTGCCCCTCCATCACTCATGCAGTCCCTCAGCTGTTCTCCCATTCACTCAGTCCTTTGTGTGTCCATTCACTCTGACCTCTCAGTTACCCACGCTTTGAATTTCTCATTCACTTAGTCATTCAGGCCTCCACTCACTCATTCCTACAGTCACCCATGCCTCCATTCACTCACTCCACATCTCATGCTCTGAGGCCCTCCAAGGCCCTTTCAGCCATAGCTGTAGACAGAACCCAGATCCCGTGGAGCCCCCAGGAGACTCAGGGAGCACAGTTTTGACAGAAGGTGGAGGAGGAATGATTGGTGAATTGAAAGGGAATTCCACCTCGACATGGATCCAGGAAGTTGACTAGACCTCCTCCTGGAACATGAGGGTCAGGAAAGGCATCCTCAACATCAAAACTATAAGCAGAATTCTGGACACAGAAGATTGGCAGCCCCACGTGTTTCCTGGTGACCAGAGTGGCCCAGGTATTAGGGTTAAGGTACTCATGCTTTCTTTATGTCCACATACATCAAGCTATTAGATTTAGTGGGCTGTTCCAATTCATAGAAGGCCTGCCATCTTGGAAG
Coding sequences within it:
- the CFP gene encoding properdin, translating into MPAQSQPPLSLLLLLLTLPATGADPVVCFTEYDEPSGKCKGLLGGGVSVEHCCLNAAYAFQEPGSEHCHACRSPLWSQWSAWAPCSVTCSEGSQLRHRRCVGQGGPCSEKAAPGTLQWQLQACEDLLCCPEMGGWSDWGPWRPCSVTCSKGTKTRQRACDRPAPKCGGRCLGEAQESETCDTKQVCPTHGLWAAWGPWSPCSSSCHGGPQVPKETRSRTCSAPEPSKQPPGKPCSGSAYEQRSCTGLPPCPVAGGWGPWGPVSSCSVTCGLGKTLEKRTCDHPVPQHGGPFCTGDATRTHICNTAVPCPVNGEWEAWGEWSECSRPGRKSISCEEVPGQQSRKRVCKGRKFDGQRCAGEYQDIRHCYNIQRCRLKGSWLEWSSWGLCTPPCGPSPTRTRQRLCTALLPKFPPTISVVEGQGEKNVTFWGKPWPQCEQLQGQTLVVEEKRPCLHVPACKDPEEKP